One window of Methanogenium organophilum genomic DNA carries:
- a CDS encoding MBL fold metallo-hydrolase, whose translation MAMECTILADNTALTDRYLLSESGFSAYIRDGDVRVLFDTGFSGVFMDNARRMGIEPADTTHVVFSHGHLDHTWGLQSLLPELGNETTEDEGHGRPVFLSHPDVYLPRRRPGNSEIGTLYSAEILARFGTVQLSKEPVWITDRLVFLGEVPRVHDWEAFAPNADVTLPDGTTAPDHLTDDTALAYNSDEGLVIISGCSHSGIVNIIDHARTVCGEARIRSVIGGLHLMYADQERIDKTARALEAMNLTSLHACHCTGFTALHTFSRTLPLKETGTGLKTVW comes from the coding sequence ATGGCGATGGAATGCACAATACTGGCTGACAATACCGCTCTTACCGATCGGTACCTTCTATCGGAATCCGGATTTTCCGCATATATCCGGGACGGGGATGTGCGGGTGCTCTTTGATACCGGATTTTCCGGTGTGTTTATGGACAATGCACGGCGGATGGGCATTGAACCGGCGGATACCACCCATGTTGTCTTCTCACATGGGCACCTTGACCATACCTGGGGGCTGCAGTCACTGCTGCCGGAACTGGGGAATGAAACAACCGAGGACGAGGGCCACGGCCGTCCGGTTTTCCTTTCCCATCCGGATGTTTACCTCCCCCGCAGACGGCCAGGTAATTCAGAGATCGGTACGCTCTACTCAGCAGAGATTCTGGCCCGTTTCGGTACGGTGCAGCTCTCGAAGGAGCCGGTATGGATCACCGACAGGCTGGTCTTCCTTGGTGAAGTCCCCAGAGTGCATGACTGGGAGGCATTCGCACCGAATGCAGATGTGACGCTCCCGGACGGCACCACCGCACCTGACCATCTCACCGATGACACTGCGCTTGCCTACAACAGTGACGAAGGACTGGTGATCATCAGCGGTTGTTCGCACTCCGGCATTGTTAATATCATAGATCATGCCCGGACAGTCTGTGGCGAGGCCCGCATCCGGTCAGTCATCGGCGGCCTGCACCTAATGTACGCTGATCAGGAGCGAATAGACAAAACGGCCCGTGCACTGGAGGCAATGAACCTCACCTCCCTGCATGCCTGCCACTGCACCGGGTTTACGGCCCTGCATACCTTCTCCCGTACACTGCCCCTCAAAGAGACTGGCACCGGGCTAAAGACGGTGTGGTAA
- a CDS encoding response regulator translates to MEKKEKRSVGIVEDEGMIAMLLRELLTREGFDVVCTVKTGKEAVDCVRENTPEVMLMDINLKGDIDGIEAANQIREFSNIPIIFLSAYTDTQTKGRAEGVKPYAFLPKPINKQLLLSTITSGITG, encoded by the coding sequence ATGGAAAAGAAAGAAAAACGCTCCGTCGGAATTGTTGAAGATGAAGGAATGATAGCGATGCTTCTGCGGGAACTGCTGACACGCGAGGGATTTGACGTGGTCTGCACGGTAAAAACCGGTAAAGAGGCAGTGGACTGCGTCCGCGAGAATACACCAGAGGTCATGCTGATGGACATCAACCTCAAAGGCGACATAGACGGTATTGAGGCAGCAAACCAGATAAGGGAATTCTCCAACATCCCTATCATCTTCCTCTCTGCGTACACTGATACTCAGACAAAGGGTCGTGCAGAGGGGGTAAAACCATATGCATTCCTCCCGAAACCAATCAACAAACAACTTCTTCTCTCCACCATTACAAGCGGTATTACCGGGTAA
- a CDS encoding CBS domain-containing protein, whose amino-acid sequence MIPEDHSPPVTIAAQVLITTVMTKDLVFVSPDVSISVAAARMAEEGTGSCLVMDEGMLRGIITEQDLARKVVAGMLSAGETPVSRIMSSPVITIGAENTVGDAADLMVTHQIRRTVVEDDGLPIGIVTARDVLGFASRMNTILQEISGMYGTLMFLDHDMEVLWVNKQHEGGGTDGEGAVHCYELLHGSLRPCPGCPLFLSCDTSGEKVRTSEIIDRDHRIWQVQCHPVSWRGGAVIGVIESAIEVTNERELEQTLRDHQNQLHIAAESADVETWYCRADGKGMVFGSEGGVVFAPECRFSGIGELYGYLQPRLHPDDMRLLRAMVDGFIKGRKHSAEVRLRMLVPGGGWRWIRTVGRVIETAQDGTAVTIAGANIDITDLTNYRAAIQRVNKKLNLLASVTRHDVLNQVSAIMLAGELLEMDGYLDGGSELAENIGRILSSAGTIERQILFTKEYRGLGEADPEWQNVCLLVEKAADEFGPNLLSVTMSCACEGLEIYADPMFGHVLFNLIDNAIRHGVDTSHITIGFSDTRDGGRLIIEDDGRGVRDDIKEQIFARGYGHNTGLGLFLSREILDITGISIRECGEFGRGARFEMFIPHCGYRFV is encoded by the coding sequence ATGATACCTGAAGATCATTCTCCCCCGGTCACCATAGCCGCACAGGTGCTAATCACAACGGTCATGACGAAAGATCTGGTATTTGTCTCACCAGATGTATCCATATCCGTGGCGGCGGCCCGCATGGCAGAAGAGGGAACCGGGAGTTGTCTGGTCATGGATGAGGGAATGCTTCGGGGAATCATTACTGAACAGGATCTGGCCCGGAAGGTTGTGGCAGGTATGCTCAGTGCCGGGGAAACGCCGGTCTCCCGTATCATGTCATCGCCGGTTATTACCATTGGAGCAGAGAATACTGTCGGGGATGCTGCCGACCTGATGGTCACCCACCAGATACGACGCACTGTGGTTGAAGATGATGGCCTCCCGATAGGTATTGTGACCGCACGTGATGTGCTTGGCTTTGCAAGCAGGATGAACACCATTTTGCAGGAAATCTCAGGGATGTACGGGACCCTGATGTTTCTGGACCATGATATGGAGGTTTTGTGGGTGAACAAACAGCATGAAGGAGGTGGTACCGACGGTGAGGGAGCGGTGCACTGCTATGAACTCCTGCATGGCAGCCTCCGGCCCTGCCCTGGGTGTCCTCTGTTTCTCTCCTGCGATACTTCCGGTGAGAAGGTACGGACATCTGAGATAATCGACCGTGACCACCGTATCTGGCAGGTGCAGTGCCACCCGGTCAGCTGGAGGGGCGGGGCGGTTATCGGGGTAATTGAGTCCGCAATTGAGGTCACCAATGAACGGGAACTGGAACAGACCCTTCGCGATCACCAAAATCAGCTTCATATCGCAGCTGAAAGTGCGGATGTCGAGACCTGGTACTGCCGTGCTGACGGGAAAGGAATGGTGTTCGGATCCGAAGGAGGGGTGGTATTTGCACCGGAGTGTCGGTTTTCCGGCATCGGAGAACTGTATGGGTATCTGCAGCCCCGGCTGCACCCGGATGATATGCGGCTCCTGCGTGCGATGGTGGATGGTTTCATTAAAGGGAGGAAGCATTCAGCTGAAGTCAGGTTGCGTATGCTTGTTCCGGGGGGGGGATGGCGATGGATACGGACGGTTGGACGGGTCATTGAGACAGCACAGGATGGAACGGCGGTTACCATTGCCGGTGCCAATATTGATATCACTGATCTTACCAACTACCGTGCGGCCATTCAACGGGTAAATAAAAAGCTCAATCTCCTCGCGTCAGTCACCCGCCATGATGTCCTCAACCAGGTGAGTGCCATCATGCTTGCCGGTGAACTGCTGGAAATGGATGGCTATCTGGATGGGGGCAGTGAGCTGGCAGAGAATATCGGGCGAATTCTCTCTTCCGCGGGTACCATCGAACGCCAGATCCTCTTTACCAAAGAGTACCGGGGACTCGGGGAGGCCGATCCTGAGTGGCAGAATGTATGTCTTCTTGTAGAGAAAGCAGCAGATGAATTTGGACCGAATCTCCTCTCTGTGACTATGTCGTGTGCATGTGAGGGGCTGGAGATATATGCAGATCCAATGTTTGGGCATGTTCTCTTCAATCTCATTGACAATGCGATTCGCCACGGAGTTGACACATCCCATATTACCATCGGGTTTTCAGATACAAGAGACGGAGGGAGACTTATCATTGAAGATGATGGCAGGGGAGTTCGGGACGATATCAAGGAACAGATATTTGCCCGAGGGTATGGACATAACACCGGACTGGGTCTGTTCCTTTCCCGGGAGATCCTGGATATCACAGGCATTTCAATCCGTGAATGTGGAGAATTTGGCAGGGGTGCCCGTTTTGAGATGTTTATTCCCCACTGCGGGTACCGCTTCGTCTGA
- a CDS encoding TM2 domain-containing protein, translated as MGVSDGGERTMSEKGPICPECGNPLPEGMTGLCPACSTWKESALPPPQKNVHAAVVLSFFFPGFGQVYNGQYKKGILVLVATIFGLYFFLVPGIVILVAGVYDAYRTAQRQNAGILPYCDMHVYHVVLYAALFIIVWFAAMSVSSVFMMP; from the coding sequence ATGGGGGTATCAGACGGAGGAGAGAGAACAATGTCAGAGAAGGGGCCAATATGCCCGGAATGTGGAAATCCGCTTCCCGAAGGGATGACCGGGCTTTGTCCTGCCTGCAGTACCTGGAAAGAGTCGGCCCTTCCCCCCCCTCAGAAGAATGTGCATGCGGCGGTGGTGCTGTCCTTCTTCTTCCCCGGTTTTGGGCAGGTCTATAACGGGCAGTATAAAAAAGGCATCCTTGTGCTGGTGGCAACAATATTCGGGCTCTATTTCTTTCTGGTTCCGGGGATTGTCATTCTTGTCGCAGGGGTGTATGATGCCTACCGGACAGCTCAGCGGCAGAACGCCGGTATTCTTCCGTATTGTGATATGCACGTATACCATGTTGTGTTATATGCGGCGTTATTCATCATCGTCTGGTTTGCAGCGATGTCTGTCTCGTCTGTTTTTATGATGCCGTGA
- a CDS encoding glutamate synthase-related protein: MSWYMCDVCHSFSYDDEVGSAEGGIPAGMTPDDLPDEWACPVCMSDRTHLKKKPGAATREERTPPVEVDPAAHICRSPDYIEPHFVQIKTSALTGESVIEPMRTSRLMVSWDEVLIIAAALRRMALNQEEPVNMETVIGPDAKQPMFLSVPFYVTHMSFGALSREIKIALAKGSARVGTACGSGEGGILPAEFEHAHRYIYEYVPNRYSATPDYMQTSDAIEIKISQSAKPGMGGFLPGAKVTEEIATIRGFPQGHDILSPARFDDIRSPEDLKVKVDYLRDVSGGRPIGIKFAAGDVEGDLEVAIAAEPDFITIDGRPGGTAAAPKAIKDATSVPTIYALDRARRYLDEHGVEGISLVMTGGFRISADIAKGLALGADAVALGTASMIAAGCDQYRICHTGDCPTGVTTQDPDLRARVDVERAADGVARFFSVTRTELEDFARLCGYHDVHDLSVSDLCTTNTEISDYTRIRHV; the protein is encoded by the coding sequence ATGTCGTGGTATATGTGTGATGTCTGTCATTCGTTTTCGTATGATGATGAAGTTGGATCAGCTGAGGGGGGCATTCCTGCTGGTATGACTCCTGACGATCTGCCGGATGAGTGGGCATGTCCTGTCTGCATGTCTGACAGGACGCACCTGAAAAAGAAACCCGGTGCTGCAACAAGGGAGGAACGGACACCGCCTGTGGAGGTGGACCCGGCGGCTCATATCTGCCGGTCACCGGACTATATCGAACCGCACTTTGTCCAGATCAAGACCTCGGCTCTGACCGGAGAATCGGTCATCGAACCGATGCGGACATCCCGGCTGATGGTCTCATGGGATGAGGTCCTCATCATCGCAGCAGCACTGCGCCGAATGGCCCTCAATCAGGAGGAACCGGTTAATATGGAGACTGTTATAGGTCCTGATGCGAAGCAGCCGATGTTCCTCTCGGTTCCCTTTTATGTGACTCATATGTCATTCGGGGCCCTATCGCGGGAAATAAAAATTGCTCTTGCAAAGGGAAGTGCCCGTGTGGGGACGGCATGCGGTTCCGGTGAGGGGGGTATTCTTCCCGCCGAGTTTGAGCATGCCCACCGCTATATCTATGAGTATGTGCCGAACCGCTACAGCGCTACTCCGGACTACATGCAGACATCAGATGCCATAGAGATCAAGATTAGCCAGTCAGCAAAACCGGGAATGGGGGGTTTTCTCCCCGGTGCAAAGGTAACAGAAGAGATTGCAACCATCCGTGGTTTTCCGCAGGGGCATGACATCCTGAGTCCGGCCCGGTTTGATGACATTCGCTCTCCGGAAGATCTGAAGGTCAAGGTGGATTATCTGAGGGATGTCTCCGGCGGTAGACCTATCGGTATCAAGTTTGCAGCAGGTGATGTTGAAGGAGACCTTGAAGTTGCCATTGCTGCAGAGCCGGATTTCATCACGATTGACGGGAGGCCCGGTGGGACAGCGGCCGCACCGAAGGCAATTAAGGACGCCACTTCAGTCCCGACAATCTATGCCCTTGACCGTGCCCGGCGGTATCTGGATGAACATGGAGTGGAAGGTATCTCTCTTGTGATGACCGGAGGATTCCGTATTTCTGCAGATATTGCAAAGGGCCTTGCGCTCGGTGCTGATGCCGTAGCGCTGGGTACGGCCTCGATGATCGCTGCCGGGTGTGACCAGTATCGCATCTGCCACACCGGGGACTGTCCCACCGGGGTGACAACGCAGGATCCCGACCTGCGTGCAAGGGTGGATGTCGAGCGTGCTGCAGACGGTGTTGCCCGGTTCTTTTCTGTCACCCGCACAGAACTGGAGGACTTTGCCCGTCTCTGTGGCTATCACGATGTGCATGATCTGTCGGTAAGTGACCTCTGTACCACCAATACGGAGATCTCGGATTATACCCGTATTCGGCATGTGTAG